The DNA sequence CTCACAACTCCATGTATTTACTTTGTCATTGAATGGCAATAGCTTCTTCATGCATGTGTTCATTGAGCCTACATGAACCGACAACCGTAACTAATCGCATGCTACATCTTAACATTGATCTGAATCTTGCATAATTACATGCATACCAAAAAAGATTCAAAACAGATTTGCTCATTATATAGTACGTAGCAGTGTATTTTGTAGTTACACAAGGAGAGAGACAAAgcttttaaaaatgatttcatAATCATTAATCACCATATGTTTTTTCACGCATTTCCGTCATATCCTGCAGTAGTGTGTTAAGCACAACTCTTGACTTGAAGGAATTTCAAAAACTTAAACGGTCATGTTTGAGCCCCGACTTTCCATAAAATTTGTAGCTCAATAAGCTTCTCGGTACACATGTTTAACATTGACTGATCAATTCTTATTGTCTGTTAACCAAGGGAacaactgcaatattgttacATATCTAAGTTACGCAGTCCATATTCCCAAGCGAGCTTCAACTTGTCaactgaaatttttttctttctaatgagGTAAGACTCAATCAAACCAACATTATtacttcaatcactttttctttctatctctcttattttgcCAATTGATATTAAAACCTGTACCTCTATATAATATGTACTACAACTTGTGAATGAATGGTAAATGTATTTTCGAAAATGGGTATTATcgtcaaataatttcatttctgaACACATCAGGAAGTAATCTCCTCTAGTTCTATGTATAGTTGTGGAAATTTTTTAAGACCAAGACTTCTATATGATAGTTACAAACTTACAAACTTACactgaaaattgaaaagattgaAGCCTTCGAGGAAATTCACAACACAAGATTGTCATATTTGTAGAATCTCAGCCCACTCTATActtctatttttcaatatgATAGTTACAACTAAAACTGAAAAGATAGAAGTATTCATGGAAATTCACAACACTAGATTGTCGCATTAGTAGAATCTCAGTCCACTCTTGAAAAAAAAGCATTATGTCCACTTCGAACACATTGTCCATTAATAGACaggagtgaatatttgaattataacaTGGCCAACTAAATACGTGTGACATTTGAGTTAATAATAGTAACATTAGGTggtttatcaattttataataatacttaaattttaataattttatttttgacaatttAATAATCCTATCAGttagatttcaattttttaatctacaaattttgtccttatttttttcaacttgtattaatttttttaattgaaattcaaCAGTGAAATTGTGGCATGGTGTGTATAAGAAGATGACCTcgtattatttttctctaaaaaataAGTTGTAGGAGTGTataagaataatatttttttttaaatataattatctgAAAACAATCGATTAAAATGATACAAGTTGAAAAGTTTGAGATATGCTTGTTaagttgataaaaaaattactaatactAAAAGTTAAAGGTAAAAccgtaaaattaataaattttaaagtttggatagaaatgataaaaaataaaatcatgattaattaaatcattgaCCTATGCTATTTTCCAAATTCTTGTCCTAAAAACAAAACTCGTGAACCAGGGGTGGCTTCAGATAAGGCGCTAAATCTACAGAGTTGTGGTTGAAATTTTCTGACTTAATAAACTTCTAGCTATATCAGCCCAGGGTCCCCTTATATATATGCACAACACCTCCATAGTGTAAAACTAGAGACTGAATATTGATcattagatttaaattttgatggcTAATTAAGATTAAAGCTACTACATCTTAATTCCGTCATTCATCcaatcaattaattagtttagcCAAGGGATAGTATAGTCATTTTGTATGAGTCAAACCTTGtaagagtaattaattatgcgTAATTCATGGGAGtatgaattagggtttagggttcaTCCTATCAGCCCATACTCAATTGACGCTAACTCAAGTAGAGTTATTCTGGAATTCAATGGGTGTGCAATTATAGTCTATTATTCTCTTGCATTATTTGATAACAGATGTGGGACTTTAATCACGATTTAATAAACTAACTTAGGGGGTGAGTTAGATCTTAAAATCAAGgccaaaatatcaatacaataaacactttcaattacatttatgtcaattaataacaataaattagttataaccaaaactttaaatgcataaaattatttcaaattatattatttttaacacaatatatcaaattaaatataattttataaggattaaTTCAATTCGCGCGAGTGCTAATAATTCTACGCGCAGAACTCGAAGTGGATGTTGAGGCGGAAGAAgcaaccctaaaccctaaattggCAGCGATTCTGCATTCTCATTTTCGGCAGCTCAGCAGGTTGCTATCGGTGGGGCGGCAGAGttagagaaattaaaattgtaagattttcttattcatggagtacatttttttacaatactcaattttgatattctgtgattataatttatatacttttattatCTGTGGCTAATTACATTTTCTTATGTTCATTTCACTGCCGTATCACATATCATCTGATGTTAGTAATGTTAGCTGATCTATGATAGTACTATTAAGTTTTTAGAGAAATGATATGATTTGGATTATGATATAAATGAAGACAAGCAAGATACATGACATTATtagaaagtaaaattaaaaaaattaaaaaacattgGAGCACActcttaaaataaatcaagctAGATTGAACTTAAGAAAGAACTCGGACATGGAGGTATTGGAATCTCAACAGTCCCCTCCAACATTAGCAGAACTTTCTTCATAGTTGGACGCAGCGACGGATCATATTGCACACACCATATCCCTGTCTTCACCATCCTCTCCACTTTCCTCTCCTCCACCATCTCGTCCCCGATCAGACTCCCAATCTTCCTCGATGTATAACAGTCGTAAACCCATTCCTCAAGTATAGCCTCATCCTCACTCCTGCTATAATCAACACACTTTCTACAACATATGATCTCCAACAGCATCACTCCGAAGCTATAAACATCTGCTTTCACCGTAATCGCCTGCTTCTGGTACTACTCTGGCGCTACATAGCCCTTAGTGCCTCTGATCTCAGTATACGTATTACTTTGATCTTTCTTAAGAAGCTTCGCCAGCCCGAAGTCCGATATCTTGGCGCGCCAGTTCCCATCCATGAGTATATTCTGAGGCTTTATATCGCAGTGAATGATCTGTGTCTCGCACTCTTCGTGCAGATACAATATCCCTCTAGATATATCACGAGTGATCTCCATTTGTTCCTCCCAGCTTGGCTGTTTCTCTTTATTGAAAAGTATGTCAGCGAGGGAACCGTTTCTCATGAACTCGAACACAAGCAGTTTGTGGTCTCCGTTGAGACAGTAACCTAGGAGTCGGACTAGGTTCCTGTGGTACATCTTCCCAATCGTCTTCAGCTCTGTCTGGAACTCTATCTCTCCTTGTGCGAATTCCTTCTCCAACCTCTTCACCGCCACCATTTTTTGGCCATTCTGTAGAACTCCTTTGAATACCGTGCCAGATGCTCCTCTCCCAAGCTCTTCATTGAAGCTGTTCGTTGCTTCGTACAATTGCTCGAATGTGAACACTTTCAGCGAAACGCCCTCCACAAAGTTAACTCCCTCgttgtaacgccccactttttcaaaccctaattttcgggttacaaaatttttgcattaaattccttaaatgctatgatatatggattatttgatgagtaattatTTGCATAGTGTCtatgtgacctaattgcgtatgagaattgagattatgttgaatagtcaacttgttgaaatgttgacgtggctattgaatagtcaaagatgtggaaaaatgatgtggccgttgaaaggtcaatgcgatgagaaaatgaagtggaagtgaagagatgattgatttgaatatgtgaatacttgatgcggagaaatataattgtgggagaataattatatatttttctaagggatgagtgagaaaaataataggagcattatttgaaaatgtggaattttcggccatcaccttttttttttggagaagaaataatattattcttggatttaattatttgtttgggataattatccaaattaaatccaaagtccgattatacctaatttatttcataaattttcggccctatgattttatttaaggagattttcgaaatctcctaTTTTGAGGAGgaaaggagtattaaaatactaGAATATCTAccatatcttgccatatcctaattaaattaggatttaattatgaatccCTTTGAAGAGTTGAAAAAGTCATGCCACTTTTGGCTATACTTGgggagatttaattatttattcttgctccgtgatatattattctactccgtgaaatatttaaatttaaattataggctaattaaatagcctataATTTTCGGAAATCCCATGTTTCTCAACCACTTTAACGCCACTCCCCCATTAtctctaccaaatctttcaaatccttatttatttaattattggatattattatttggcactctataaataggagagaaatCCTAAACCTAGATCATCAAAACCGGCGCCCCACTTCTCCCCAAATTTTCGAAAttctctccccactctctccaagttttcttcaagttttcttcaagatttcttcatcaattgagaagaattcaagtgaaattcaagagattattgaagaatcaagactaattccttgtttctaccgttcgttcttttggaaaagNNNNNNNNNNNNNNNNNNNNNNNNNNNNNNNNNNNNNNNNNNNNNNNNNNNNNNNNNNNNNNNNNNNNNNNNNNNNNNNNNNNNNNNNNNNNNNNNNNNNTCTGTTGGTACTTaaagtgtcgttgtgtcttcatacatagcctcacttcttcttggtcgcttccgctatTTTTATGATCTTTGGTTGggataaatacttttattttcgtgggaatattattattggttTTTGGGAAATGTTTGAGGATATTTTGGAAACGTGGATAAACGCTTATTTCGATAGTTTTTAATGGATTTCCTTTGCTAAGGCATGATTCTTACTCtacttaattgttcattaaatgttGGTCAAATCccttttaaatgaaaccctagcctatgatctttgatgcGTTTAGGTTTAACTAGTTAACGaacgccgcatttattataccctaaatgggcgggtcgttacagttggtatcagagcctcagttcttttcgctctggacccaagagtcttgttgaaataaaaattgaaagttgtataaaattgattaatggatAATTGTCGAAGACTCAACACCGCAACTCGTCTCCGCTCAACCACGATGAATGAGGTAACAAGTATCTCTTGAATATTGatatgaattatgaaatattggaAATGAAGCGAATGGGAGATTGTTgatatatttggaaattgtGATGATTATGCTTGCATGTGAAACTGCAAAATGtgattatgcaaaataaatgatGTTATGCAAGTGATTATATGTTGAGACTGTTATGAGTTGAACAATAAAACTCTATGAAAATTCTATGTGATTGTGATTTGCGTGATATGTGATGAACGACCTCTATGAGAATGAACTTGAGCACGCTGCTATACATAgttggaatattattattggttTTTGGGAAATGATTGAGGATATTTTGGAAACGTGGATAAACGCTTATTTCGATAGTTTTTAATGGATTTCCTTTGCTAAGGCATGATTCTTACTCtacttaattgttcattaaatgttGGTCAAATCccttttaaatgaaaccctagcatATGATCTTTGATGCGTTTAGGTTTACCTAGTTAACGAACGctgcatttattataccctaaatgggcgggtcgttacacTCGTCTTTATTGATCTTGTTGTAGTCCTTCCGTTTCTTGTGAATAAAAATCACAGAAATTGACAATACCAAGACGGCTATTGACATAAGTACAATGCCGATGATGAGGATGTCTACGCCGCTACGCGTCGTTCTTTCTTGATGATTCTTTTACGGTTGGAATCGCCTCCAATGTCGGTCTCCATGGTTGTACTGAAGCGAATGAGAGCCGTGTTTGAGTTTCCCAGAGACCTTCTCCCGAATCTCAATGGAAGCCTCTGTTTTTTGCATTCGCCGTCTTTAAAGAAGGCTGCTTCGCAGTTGCAGTCATCCAGGCATGCTTTGCTGCACTCTTCTTCCCTTGTCATCATTTCCAAAATCTCATACGAGTTATCCTCCCATTCGGTGTTTTCGACTGCTCTCATATCATACTTCAATCTATCGTCAGTTTGTTAAAGTTTGTCTAGCCTACAAACTTTGactattttgtcaaaaattttatcccacatcggagGGAGTTAAAACTTTGGGGGAGAGTTGCCTATAAAAGGAACTCTCCTGCCCCATTTGTAATCATTCTCATACATTTGTTTCTCTTCtccatttaatataattgGGCTCTGCTAAGGGTGCTCGGAGACGTAGGCAATTTGGCCGAACTCCGTTATCAATGTTTCGGGTGtgttctttctttattatttattttgttccgCATTTATTTCTGGGTTTGCTTTTCTGCTGTGATATtgtattcaatattatttgcgGGTTTTGTAGTAGTGTTTTGTACACCGACTGATAAATTCTGTTTGGAGTCTGGTAATTAAGAGATAGAGTCTGGTAATTAAGAGAGGACAGTGTCCCCACCAGTCTTTCCAAAGAATTTATTTGgggaagtaattttatcgagGTAGACCCTATTGGGTTAACTCTAAAATTACTGAATCGGTTCATTTCACtatttgagagaaaatttGCCCGGTTTTCTcaacaagtggtatcagagccaaggTTCGTCCTTGGTTCTatttgtttgtaatattgaATACTTTATTTTGAGTCTGTAATGGCGGGTAATGGTCAAGAAGTCAAGGCTAGTTCGTCATCATGGTCGAGGCTTCCACTgtcaaatatgaaattgacGGTGGAGATATTTGATGGTACTGGCCATTTTGGTATGTGGCAGGGGGAGGTTCTAGACTCTCTTTTCCAACAGGGTCTTGACATTGCcattgaagaaaagaaatcaGAAGATATAGATGATAAAGATTGGAGTACCATAAATCGGTTAGCTTGTGGAACAATTCGTTCGTGTTTGTCCAGGGAGCAGAAGTATGCTGTCAAGAATGAGACTTCTGCACATAGATTGTGGAAGACACTGGAGGACAAATTTCTGAAGAAGAGTGGTCAGAATAAGCTCCTTATGAAGAAAAGGTTGTTCCGATTTGAATACCGGTCAGGTACCACTATGAATGAACACCTTACTTTGTTTAATTAGTTAGTAGCAGACCTGCTAAATTTAGATGTGAAATTTGAGGATGAGGATCTGGCATTGATGTTGTTGTCGTCTCTTCCTGATGAATTTGAACATCTGGAGACCACATTGCTCCATGGTAAAGAGAATGTGTCTTTAGATACTGTATGTTCTGCTTTGTATAGTCATGAATTGCGAAAGGCAGATAAAATGAAAGGCAAAGCAGTTACAGATGAAGCATTAGTAGTAAGGGGTCGTCAACAAGGCCGATCAAAGGAGAGAAGAGGAAGGTCCAAATCGAAAAGACGAGCTGCCAAAGATGAGTGTGCTTTCTGTTATGGGAAAGGACATTGGAAGAAATACTGCCcaaagttgaagaagaaagaaaaggctTCGCAGGATGCAAATGTTGCtgaatgcaaaaatgatgCGGAGTCGGATTTTTCTTTGACGGTTTCACCTACAACATCGCATCCAGACGAGTGGATATTGGATTCAGGTTGCACCTATCATATGTGTCCCATCAAGGAGTGGTTCTTTGATTTCGAAGAACTCAATGGCGGACTTGTTTACATGGGAAATGACAGTCCATGTAAGACAGTCGGGATAGGCTCAATCAAGCTGCAAAATCAGGATGGATCCACCAGAATTTTGAAGGATGTACGGTATGTGCCCCAGTTGAAGAAGAATCTCATCTCATTGGGGACCTTAGAATCTAAAGGCCTAGTTGTGATGATGCGGGATGGAATTCTTAAAGCAACTTCAGGAGCATTGGTGATGTTGAAAGGCGTGAGGAATAACAATTTGTATTACTACCAAGGTAGTACAGTTGTTGGGACAGTAGCAACTGCAACTTCGAGTAATAAGAAGGATGCAGAGGCGACGAAGCTTTGGCATTAGCGATTGGGACATGCTGGTGAGAGATCATTGCAAATTCTCACCAAGCAAGGATTGCTGAAAGGTACGAAGTCTTGCAAATTAGAGTTTTGCGAGCATTGTGTTCTGGGAAAACAACGAAGAGTGAAATTTGGCACTGCAATCCATAATACAAAGGGAATTCTGGATTACGTGCACTCTGATGTGTGGGGACCTGCCAAGACTCCGTCACTTGGAGGTAAACACTATTTTGTCacttttgttgatgatttttccAGAAGAGTTTGGGTGTACACTATGAAGAGCAAAGATGAAGTCCTTGggatttttctaaaatggaaagctCAAGTTGAAAATCAGATGGGGAGGAAGATCAAGGTTCTCCGATCAGACAACGGTGGAGAATACAAGAGTGATCATTTCCAAGATGTATGCCAAGAGTGTGGCATAGTTCGGCACTTCACAGTGAGAAATACACCACAGCAGAATGGAGTGTCAGAGCGTATGAATCGAACAATAGTGGAGAAAGTTCGTTGTATGTTGTCTAATGCTGGGCTAGACAGGAAATTTTAGGCTGAGGCCATCACATACGCTCAACACATTGTCAATCGTTTGCCATGTTCTGCCATTGATGGCAAGACTCCTTTAGAGGTATGGTCCAGTAAACCTGCGACTGATTATGATTCTTTGCGTATTTTTGGTTCTGTTGTATATTATCATGTCACTGAATCAAAATTGTATCCACGTGCAAAGAAGGCTTTGTTTATGGGTTTCAGTGTTGGTGTTAAAGGATATCGGTTATGGTGTTTGGAGTCTAAGAAGACGATTGTAAGTAGGGATGTTACCTTTGATGAATCTTCCATGTTGAATAAGGTAAATCCAAATAGTAGTGATACTTCGCAGCAGGTGGAGTTCGAAGAAAAAGTTGTGATCCCAACTACGAACACCACAAATGACTCTCCTacggaagaagaagaagagtcAATTGATGAAGAGGTTCCACCTCAAGAACCTTCGCAGCAATCAGAGCCAATTGCAGTCAGGCGAACGAGGCGAGAAAATAAGAGACCTGCTCGTTTTGCGGATATGGTAGCATATGCGCTTCTAGTTGTTGATGATATTCCAGGTATCTTTTCGAAAGCTGTTGAAAGTTCAGAAAGCGATGGTTGGAAAGGTGCTTTGGAAGAAGAGATGCAATCTCTTCAGAAGAACAAGGTGTGGAAGCTGATGCCGTTGCCGAAAGGCAAGAAGGCAATTGGATGTAAATGGGTTTTTGCAAAGAAAGAGGGATTTCCTCACAAAGATGATGTTCCCTACAAAGCAAGATTGGTAGCTAAAGGCTACGCCCAGAAGGAGGGAATTGATTACAATGAGGTATTTTCTCCTGTTGTTAAACATTCCTCCGTTAGAATTTTGTTGGCTTTGGTAGCGCAGTTGAATTTGGAGCTAGCTCAACTTGATGTGAAGACCGCGTTTTTACACGGTGATTTGAAGGAGGAAATCTATATGACCCAACCAGAGGGATTCAAGGTTGCTGGTAAAGAAAACTAGGTTTGCAAGTTGAACAAATCGTTGTACGGATTGAAGCAGTCTTCAAGACAGTGGTTCAAACggtttgataaatttatgaagGATCAGATGTACACAAGAAGCAAATACGACCACTGTGTGTATTTGCGCAGACTTCAAGATGGGTCCTACATCTACCTACTCTTATACGTTGATGATATGCTAATAGCATCAAAGAGCCAAGTTGAAATTGACAGATTGAAGGCTCAGTTGAGTAAGGagttcgagatgaaggatttggggGAAGCCAAGAAGATTCTCGGCATGGAGATTACAAGGGATAGAGAGTGTGGCAAGCTTTGGCTGACACAGAAGCAATATTTGACCAAAGTACTTCAGCGTTTTGGTATAAACGATGATTCCAAACATGTAAGTACCCCACTTGCTCCTCATTTGAAACTTAGTTCTCAGTTATCTCCAAATACGGATGATGAGCGAGAATATATGGCGAAAGTTCCCTATGCTAACGCAGTTGGAAGCTTGATGTATGCAATGGTGTGTACAAGACCCGACATTTCACATGCCGTTGGTATTGTGAGCAGATACATGCATGATCTAGGCAAGGGTCATTGGCAAGCTGTGAAATGGATTCTGCGGTATATCAAAGATACTGTTAAGAGATGATTTCTCTTAACAAGATTCCGACGTCGCGGAGGCGATCGTCGAATGGATAAAAGGTAGACGAGGTAGTCGCGGGAGCTTTGCCCGTCGATCAAACCAAGATTAATACCGAATTGAAATAAAGcgtaaaaataagataaaggTAATTGTATTTCTTCAATGAATGAGAAGGATacaaatactcctatttataagaCTAGACTAACTTAAtgagcaagaaaataaagatcCTAAAAGATATATGGGAAAATAAGGGAAAGATATGCTAAAtcaataactaactaaataataggaTAGAGGGAATATTCATAGAGATATCttgtatcaactcccccacggttaaaatccaccttgtcctcaaggtggaaacCACGACACAATAAAGAGCGTCCCGAACAAAAGCGTTAACGAGCTATCCCCTCCTGGATCAAACACACACCGACTAGTCGAGCATCTCCCCTCTTCATCAATAACATCCTGGTATTCTTCACCAACCTTAAGATTCTCGAGTCCTCCTGCAGCAACATCGGCAATCCATTTAATTTCAGACCTTGCCACAACCTTCGCAACTTGATCATCTAAACACGATGGATTAAGCATCCTTTGGTCTTGCTCCCTCAAATCAAGCCCATCGCCACCCAAAAAGCTATCTGGACTGTCGTCAAGTGTTGACGACTGTCTGTGGGTAAGATAATCGACATAGCATCCATTCTCATTAGAATTCCTTTCTAAGGCAGTTGCATATCTCCCGGCAGCAAATGGAAGAATCCTTTGACGCAAGGTGGGAATCAAGAAGCAATATTTAGCGTTGATAACAACAACTTTGCGAGGTGTGCCTCCGGGATCAAACGCATGCTGAGGAGAATGTTCGTTAATGAAGCTTAGTATATACCTAAGACAGTAAGCAACACCAGCTCTCTTTCGCCACTGATTCTCTTCCAGAGATTCAACGATGGATCCGAACGCTCCGGAAGAACCAAATCCTGCAATTAAAAACTGGACGATTCCACTCTTCCCAAAAATTACTTTCCCGGACAAAATAGCTGGAGCTCCCTGCGAGCCATCCTCTAGTCTGTTCACATTGGTATCACCTAAACTCTGACCTCCATCTTCAGTACTTCTGGCACCTCGAGTCCCAGTGCTTTCAACCatcaattttcttatttgtttcGTTCTCTTTGTCTCCTCATTGAATTCTTCAATTCCTAATTGCACTCCAAACGTGATTTTCCAAGTTGTGAAATCAATGATCATCTTCTCTTCATCGTCTAACAAAGCCTCGTCCTCTCCATTAATATCGTGGCTGCACGGTGAGGAGAGCATGGCTGGTGGGGGCGGGACAACAGCTGCAACATGTAACGAGTTGCTAGATGGATCATGATGGAGATCGGGGCGCAAGAGGCCTCCGGAATCCGTGGTGCAAGGCAGTGGGCAGTCAGCAAGGATTGGTTGATCATATGCCGTGTATACTTGCGGTGCGCTTAGTCCTGGCGGATCCCAATAGGTAGGTGAGCTCGGGGGCTAGTACGGGGGCGGTGTGGACTGGTATTCAGGCAATCCCGAGTGATATCCAACGGAAGGGTTTTGCGACGGTGCGTCTGACGAGTAGGGAGACTGCCCAAAAGTCGAGGTTGTGTACTGCGTCGGCGGTGCGTTTAAAGACTCCGTGTTGGTATAGGGTCGCTGTCCATAAAGAGGTGGGTCCCAGCAGGTAGGGAGCGCGTTGGGGGGCTTTCCGTAGTTGACTGGATGATAGTGTTGTTGTCCATACTGTGCGAAACCCAAGCAATTTCCCGGCGGCTCCCACTAGGAGGTTTGGTGAGAAGGGTGCTGATCGTCGGGTGGATATCCCTGTGGTGACTGGTATTTCGGCGGGTCCCAGCACGATGGCTGACAAATAGGGTTGTGCTGTTGTTGCTGAAACTGATGTGACGGAAACCCTCCAAAATTAGGGTTATGATTTGGTTGCCCATGTACGAGAGCTGGACGATTGTACCAATCAACTCTGTTGCAGGTGGTGTGTGGCTGGGTATACTCATTGAGGTGGGTCTGCTGGTCGGTGAGCGAAGTGCACGGTGGCGCCATAGTCACCGGAATAGTGTAGGTAGAGGCACTGAAAACGGCAGCCACCGTGTGGCCGTGCGCGACGAGGTCTGTGGTTCCAAAATCATGGGAACCATAGGGCTGCTGCGGTTCTGGGTTGGCATACAGCTGGGGTCGGTCGGGTGGATCAGGTTCGGGTTGCAACGGAGGGAGCGTTGCTGCTACCCTGCACTCATGCTCAACCAATCGGGACTCGATTCTGGCCAACCCAGTGAGAATATTCTCCCACGTTGCTGCTGTTGAAGTCAATTGCAAGCCTTCAAATGCTTGCGATATCTCCGACCATAAAGGAAGATTGACTTCAGCCATGAGTTCGAAAATGGAAGCACCAATTGTTAAGAGATGATTTCTCTTAACAAGATTCCGACGTCGCGGAGGCGATCGTCGAATGGATAAAAGGTAGACGAGGTAGTCGCGG is a window from the Salvia hispanica cultivar TCC Black 2014 chromosome 1, UniMelb_Shisp_WGS_1.0, whole genome shotgun sequence genome containing:
- the LOC125192291 gene encoding G-type lectin S-receptor-like serine/threonine-protein kinase LECRK2: MRAVENTEWEDNSYEILEMMTREEECSKACLDDCNCEAAFFKDGECKKQRLPLRFGRRSLGNSNTALIRFSTTMETDIGGDSNLGRYNEGVNFVEGVSLKVFTFEQLYEATNSFNEELGRGASGTVFKGVLQNGQKMVAVKRLEKEFAQGEIEFQTELKTIGKMYHRNLVRLLGYCLNGDHKLLVFEFMRNGSLADILFNKEKQPSWEEQMEITRDISRGILYLHEECETQIIHCDIKPQNILMDGNWRAKISDFGLAKLLKKDQSNTYTEIRGTKGYVAPEKCVDYSRSEDEAILEEWVYDCYTSRKIGSLIGDEMVEERKVERMVKTGIWCVQYDPSLRPTMKKVLLMLEGTVEIPIPPCPSSFLSSI